One region of Verrucomicrobiota bacterium genomic DNA includes:
- the atzF gene encoding allophanate hydrolase, which produces MKDLSLDIDSLRRAYQQKCITPREVVEMIHKRMDGQEWRNVWITKLTLEQLEPYFRSLPFSKIDSLPLYGIPFAIKDNIDLVDIPTTAACPEYAYIPTESAYVVQQLIHAGAIPIGKTNLDQFATGLVGTRSPYGSCPNSFNPQYISGGSSSGSAIAVALGWASFSLGTDTAGSGRVPASFNNLVGLKPTRGVLSTKGVVPACRTLDCVSIFALHVGDAKKVFNISSIYNQKDSYSRPFHARKNRSVNQLKIGIPIKKQIFSEEFPETYRLLNENTSLLKNLGYEILQVDISPMLQAAKLLYEGPWLAERYAAIKEFIEKQPESLFPTTREIITCGKKASAVEAFTASYRLQDLIRESEKIWESIDVLLTPTTQTIYTLKEIDSDPIRLNSLLGTFTNFMNLLDFSAITVPAGRYREQLPDLPFGITCVAPSFSDLDLIRFATPFHQAQKCSMGATEHPVPQDVPDDKAPPTHVALAVCGAHLSGLPLNHQLTERQAKLLKCCKTAPSYQFFALEGGPPYRPGLIRSNQGDAIEVEIWEMPLKHFGSFVANIPEPLGIGKVELENGSWVSGFICEDYAIEKAVDITSFGSWRNYMSSLNQ; this is translated from the coding sequence ATGAAAGATCTTAGCCTAGATATCGACAGTCTACGTCGAGCTTACCAACAAAAGTGCATCACGCCTCGTGAAGTAGTAGAAATGATTCACAAGCGAATGGACGGGCAAGAATGGCGTAATGTCTGGATCACTAAATTAACTCTCGAGCAACTCGAGCCTTATTTTAGATCCCTACCCTTTAGCAAAATCGATTCTCTTCCACTCTATGGCATTCCATTCGCCATTAAGGATAACATTGATCTCGTAGACATTCCTACTACCGCAGCATGTCCAGAATATGCCTACATACCGACTGAGTCTGCGTACGTCGTTCAGCAACTCATCCATGCTGGAGCTATTCCTATTGGCAAAACAAATCTAGATCAATTTGCAACTGGACTAGTGGGCACACGCTCTCCTTATGGATCTTGCCCCAATAGTTTCAATCCGCAATATATCTCTGGAGGGTCTAGCTCCGGTTCAGCAATTGCTGTGGCTCTTGGTTGGGCATCTTTTTCCTTAGGGACTGATACAGCTGGCTCCGGAAGAGTTCCAGCCTCCTTCAATAATCTTGTTGGCTTAAAGCCTACTCGAGGTGTTTTAAGCACTAAGGGTGTAGTGCCTGCATGTCGAACACTAGACTGTGTCTCTATCTTTGCTCTCCATGTTGGCGATGCTAAAAAAGTTTTCAATATCTCCTCAATATATAACCAAAAGGATTCTTATTCTCGGCCATTCCACGCTCGTAAAAACAGGTCTGTGAACCAACTCAAGATCGGCATACCCATAAAAAAGCAAATCTTCAGTGAAGAGTTCCCTGAAACATATAGACTATTGAATGAAAATACTAGCCTTTTAAAAAACTTAGGTTATGAAATCCTACAAGTTGACATTTCCCCTATGCTTCAAGCAGCTAAGCTCTTGTATGAAGGACCATGGTTAGCAGAACGCTATGCCGCTATAAAGGAATTCATTGAAAAACAGCCCGAAAGCCTTTTCCCCACAACCAGAGAAATTATTACTTGTGGGAAAAAGGCTTCAGCTGTAGAGGCCTTTACAGCTTCTTACAGACTGCAAGACCTCATCCGAGAATCAGAAAAAATTTGGGAATCGATTGATGTTCTGTTAACTCCAACCACACAGACCATCTACACTTTAAAGGAAATTGATTCTGATCCAATCCGACTCAATTCTCTATTAGGGACATTCACCAATTTTATGAACTTGCTTGATTTCAGCGCCATCACGGTACCTGCTGGCCGCTATCGAGAGCAGTTACCCGACCTTCCTTTTGGCATTACTTGTGTTGCCCCAAGCTTTTCCGATCTTGATCTTATAAGATTTGCAACGCCTTTCCATCAAGCTCAAAAATGTTCCATGGGTGCTACAGAACACCCGGTCCCCCAGGATGTACCAGATGATAAAGCTCCACCTACTCATGTTGCCCTAGCCGTATGCGGAGCTCATCTCTCTGGTTTACCTCTCAACCACCAATTAACAGAACGTCAGGCGAAGCTTCTCAAATGCTGTAAAACAGCACCATCCTATCAATTTTTTGCTTTAGAAGGTGGCCCTCCCTATCGACCAGGTCTTATTCGATCTAATCAAGGTGATGCAATTGAGGTTGAAATTTGGGAAATGCCCCTAAAACATTTTGGATCTTTTGTTGCGAATATCCCTGAGCCTCTTGGCATCGGCAAAGTAGAGCTTGAAAATGGTTCGTGGGTTTCTGGGTTTATTTGCGAAGATTATGCAATTGAAAAAGCTGTAGACATTACATCGTTTGGGAGCTGGAGAAACTATATGTCCTCTTTGAATCAGTAA
- a CDS encoding FHA domain-containing protein: MANSNLIKNLQLAGPKAETGCLYVERLDVPDIGEIYLTKGLVTRAFTRSLSHRVAVLGMLAWEKSKVEWRLGEVSDRVSCQVTTREVLFEFGKLAEKFPANALLLSHIQQMTGDDLSDGVDKKKQTVLLPDFRRYTLYLEAENTELKGYIFELKKGTVIIGATPEFAELVIPHHSISRRHCSVSVTKNTIQVLDLGSTNGIYFREEKVEDALLVPGDAIYVGSVLLRANATIKNKSLSALTSAAPVPQNIDKSTRGTAPFQEVPKIVKPLPAPKRSSALSSNTTDDDKTKTIGVDDTLVKRESQRRSIRGVNAFNWRLTRKK; the protein is encoded by the coding sequence ATGGCTAACTCTAATCTGATAAAAAACCTACAACTTGCTGGGCCTAAAGCGGAGACGGGGTGTCTATACGTAGAGCGTTTAGACGTGCCAGATATCGGTGAAATTTATCTAACCAAAGGCTTGGTGACCCGTGCCTTTACGAGGTCTCTGAGCCATCGAGTAGCCGTGTTAGGAATGCTAGCCTGGGAAAAATCAAAGGTTGAATGGCGTTTGGGAGAAGTGTCTGATAGGGTAAGCTGTCAAGTTACAACTAGAGAGGTGTTGTTTGAGTTTGGGAAGTTAGCAGAAAAATTTCCTGCTAATGCGTTGTTGTTAAGCCATATCCAGCAGATGACAGGGGATGATTTGTCTGATGGAGTAGACAAAAAAAAGCAAACGGTTTTATTGCCTGATTTTAGGCGCTATACCCTATACCTAGAAGCAGAGAATACAGAGCTAAAAGGTTATATTTTTGAGTTAAAAAAAGGGACTGTGATTATTGGTGCTACGCCTGAGTTTGCAGAATTAGTTATTCCCCATCATTCAATTTCACGGAGACATTGCTCTGTATCTGTAACTAAAAATACTATACAGGTATTAGACCTAGGCTCTACCAATGGTATCTATTTTCGCGAGGAAAAGGTTGAGGATGCTTTATTGGTTCCAGGAGATGCTATCTATGTAGGTAGTGTATTGCTTCGTGCAAATGCCACCATTAAGAACAAGAGTCTTTCAGCTTTAACATCAGCTGCACCAGTACCCCAGAACATAGATAAGAGCACGAGAGGCACGGCGCCTTTCCAAGAAGTCCCTAAAATAGTAAAACCGCTTCCTGCGCCAAAGCGAAGCAGTGCACTATCATCCAATACTACTGATGATGATAAGACTAAGACGATAGGGGTGGATGACACTTTGGTTAAGAGAGAAAGTCAACGTCGTTCAATTAGAGGCGTAAATGCCTTCAATTGGCGACTTACGCGAAAAAAGTAA